The Paraburkholderia hospita DNA segment CTACGCCCCGATGTTCGAATGGATTCGAATGTCCCAAAGGCCGACCCGATGGTCGGCGAATGGCGAGTGTAGCGGACGCATACCGCAGGCGGCAAGCGCTTTGAAGGCTTTGAATCTTTGGGGAAAAACGCCGGGTGCAGCGAGAGAGAAAACGCCAGATTTACAATGCAGCGCGACGCAGGAAGGCGCGCTGAAGAAGATGAGTTTCGAGCGGAAAAAGTAAAAAGCGCTGTTGGATTTCGTCCAACAGCGCTTTTGTATGGGCACTTATGCGCCTCATGTCTCCTCGTTCTCCACCTGCAAAATTCGGTGCATCAGAACTGTGTGAAGATTAAACGGGGGACGCTTCACGAGCAACTAGCATTTACCCTAGTGGTGCAGCGCCGCACAAAAATGGGGCGCATTCTTGTAGTTTCGCTCCATGTTCGCGTCATTTCGCGGCGGCTAGTCGTTATTTCGGATCGCAAACTAATTTCCCGGCCCACTCAGGCGCGCAACGGTTTGACCCGCTGCACGATCTCGCCGACGATGCCGCGCCTGAACGCCAGCACGCACGCGATGAAAATAAGGCCCGTGACGATCGTCGCCGACTCGCCAAGTGATCGGAACCACTCAACACCTGTCACCGACGCCAGCCCGCTGCCGATATCGCCAAGCCGGTCTTCCAGCGCGACGATCAACGCGGCACCGAGCAACGGCCCGAACAGCGTGCCCATGCCGCCGACCAGTGTCATCAGCACGACGAGGCCCGACATCGTCCAGTAGGCATCGCCGAGCGTTTCGAAGCCGAGCACGACTACCTTGAGCGAGCCGGCGAGACCCGCAAGTCCCGCCGACAGAATAAACGCCAGCAGCTTGAAGCGGTTCGTATCATAGCCGAGCGAGATCGCGCGGGGCTCGTTCTCCTTGATCGCGATCAGCACCTGCCCGAACGGCGAATGCACGATCCGCACGATCAGCAGGAACGCGAGCACCATCACGGCCAGCACGACAAAGTACAGCGTCAGGTCTGAAGACAGGCTCAACGCGCCAAACAGCTTGCCGCGCGGCACGCCTTGCAGGCCATCTTCGCCATGCGTGAACGGCGCCTGCAGGAACACGAAGTAGACCATCTGCGCGAGCGCGAGCGTCACCATCGCGAAATAGATGCCCTGCCGGCGAATCGCGAACATACCGACGACAAAGCCCAGCAGCGTCGCCACCACCACGCCCCCTAGCACGCCGAGTTCGGGCGACACGCCGAGCGTCTGGATCGCGTAACCGGTGACATAGCCGGCCGATGCGAGAAACATCGCGTGTCCGAACGACAGCAGACCCGTATAACCGATCAGCAGATTGAACGCGGCCGCGAACAGCGCAAAGCACAACACCTTCATCACGAACACGGGATACGCGCCGACAAAAGGCGCAACGATGAGCGCGATCAGCAGCAGAACGTAGAGCGCTTTTCTCTGCATCATTTTTCCTTGCCGAAGAGACCTGCCGGACGCACGAGCAACACGAGCGCCATGATCACGAAGACCACCGTCGCCGACGCTTCCGGATAGAACACGCGCGTGAATCCTTCGATCACACCCAGCAAAAGGCCCGTGAGAATCGAACCCATGATCGAGCCCATGCCGCCGATCACCACGACCGCAAACACTGTGATGATCATCGACTGGCCCATCAGCGGCGAGACCTGGATCACAGGCGCCGCAAGCACGCCGGCAAACGCGGCCAGCGCGACGCCGAAGCCATACGTGAGCGTGACCATCATCGGTACGTTCACGCCGAATGCCTCGACCAGCTTCGGGTTCTCCGTGCCCGCGCGCA contains these protein-coding regions:
- a CDS encoding branched-chain amino acid ABC transporter permease, with translation MQRKALYVLLLIALIVAPFVGAYPVFVMKVLCFALFAAAFNLLIGYTGLLSFGHAMFLASAGYVTGYAIQTLGVSPELGVLGGVVVATLLGFVVGMFAIRRQGIYFAMVTLALAQMVYFVFLQAPFTHGEDGLQGVPRGKLFGALSLSSDLTLYFVVLAVMVLAFLLIVRIVHSPFGQVLIAIKENEPRAISLGYDTNRFKLLAFILSAGLAGLAGSLKVVVLGFETLGDAYWTMSGLVVLMTLVGGMGTLFGPLLGAALIVALEDRLGDIGSGLASVTGVEWFRSLGESATIVTGLIFIACVLAFRRGIVGEIVQRVKPLRA